From the genome of Populus alba chromosome 10, ASM523922v2, whole genome shotgun sequence, one region includes:
- the LOC118043106 gene encoding protein FORGETTER 1 isoform X3 translates to MGYMVRLGLWGDGTCFDVFQKFLGVLEKGGVGALELVAMDMKARGMYVCRTLSYKGAEFEIVEAPLEPEMMDMYKKAAEFWAELRVELLSASTFLTNDKPNSSQLWRVYWSSHQRFFRHMCMSAKVPAAVRIAKQALTEEKCVVIGLQSTGEARTEEAVSKYGSELDDFISGPRELLLKFVEENYPLPEKPEQQGEEGVKELQRKRHSATPGVSSKGRVRKAARWKPESDDDFDEGFGTDSGGESNGSDDEFQICEICNSEEGRKKLLQCSCCGQLVHPSCLVPPVTDVVSEDWSCHSCKEKTEEFLQQQHAYLVELTKRYETALERKSKILEIIRSLDLPNNPLDDIIDQLGGPDKISEMTGRRGMLVRATSGKGVTYLPRNSKDVTMEMVNMHEKQLFMDGKKLVAIISEAGSAGVSLQADRRAKNQKRRVHLTLELPWSADRAIQQFGRTHRSNQASAPIYRLLFTNLGGERRFASIVAKRLESLGALTQGDRRAGPSLSAYNYDSAYGKKALTVMYRGIMEQDTLPVVPPGCSSEKPETVQDFIMKAKAALVSVGIVRDSVLGNGKDYGKLSGRIIDSDMHDVGRFLNRILGLPPDIQNRLFDLFVSILDLLVQNARIEGNLDSGIVDMKANIIELQGTPKTVHVDQMSGASTVLFTFTLDRGITWESASTMLEEKQKDGLSSLNDGFYESKREWLGRRHFILAFESSASGMFKIVRPAVGESVREMPLAELKNKYRKLLSLEKARSGWEDEYEVSSKQCMHGPNCKLGNFCTVGRRQQEVNVLGGLILPVWGTIEKALSKQARQSQKRLRVVRLETTTDNKRIVGLLVPNAAVESVLQDLAWVQDIDD, encoded by the exons ATGGGTTATATGGTCAGGCTTGGTCTTTGGGGAGATGGAACATGTTTTGATGTTTTCCAGAAGTTTCTAG GTGTTCTTGAAAAAGGTGGTGTTGGAGCATTGGAACTTGTTGCCATGGACATGAAAGCAAG GGGAATGTATGTATGTCGTACCCTTAGCTATAAAGGGGCAGAGTTTGAAATTGTTGAAGCGCCCTTAGAACCTGAGATGATG GACATGTACAAAAAAGCAGCAGAATTTTGGGCAGAGTTACGAGTGGAGTTGCTTTCAGCAAGCACCTTTCTCACCAATGACAAACCTAACTCTAGTCAATTGTGGAGAGTATATTGGTCAAGCCATCAG CGCTTCTTTAGACACATGTGCATGTCAGCTAAGGTGCCTGCTGCTGTAAGAATAGCTAAGCAAGCATTGACTGAAGAAAAGTGTGTTGTTATTGGCCTACAGAGTACTGGGGAGGCTCGAACTGAGGAAGCTGTTTCAAAatac GGTTCTGaacttgatgattttatttctGGTCCTCGAGAGTTGCTGCTGAAATTTGTGGAAGAAAATTATCCTCTGCCTGAAAAACCAGAGCAACAAG GAGAGGAAGGTGTAAAGGAACTTCAACGGAAGAGGCACTCTGCAACACCTGGTGTTTCATCGAAAGGGAGAGTCAGAAAAGCTGCAAGATGGAAACCTGAGAGTGATGATGACTTTGATGAAGGGTTTGGAA CTGATTCTGGAGGTGAATCCAATGGATCTGATGATGAGTTTCAGATCTGCGAGATATGCAATTCAGAAGAG GGAAGGAAGAAATTGCTTCAATGTTCTTGTTGTGGACAACTGGTCCATCCTTCATGTTTAGTGCCACCTGTTACAGATGTAGTATCTGAAGACTGGTCATGTCATTCGTGCAAGGAAAAAACAGAAGAATTTCTTCAACAACAGCATGCCTATCTTGTTGAACTTACAAAGAG GTATGAAACAGCTTTGGAACGCAAATCAAAAATTTTGGAGATAATTCGATCCTTGGATCTTCCAAACAATCCTTTGGATGATATTATTGATCAG CTTGGAGGCCCTGATAAAATTTCTGAAATGACTGGGAGGAGAGGCATGCTTGTAAGGGCCACCAGTGGAAAAGGTGTAACTTATCTGCCACGAAACTC AAAGGATGTCACAATGGAAATGGTCAACATGCATGAGAAGCAGCTTTTCATGGATGGTAAGAAATTGGTTGCTATCATTTCTGAAGCGGGATCAGCTGGTGTGTCTTTACAGGCCGACAGAAGAGCAAAAAATCAG AAAAGAAGGGTTCATTTAACTCTAGAACTTCCTTGGAGTGCTGACCGAGCAATTCAACAGTTTGGAAGAACACACCGATCAAATCAAGCTTCTGCACCCATATATAG GCTATTATTTACTAATCTTGGTGGAGAACGCCGCTTTGCATCTATTGTCGCCAAGAGATTGGAATCTCTTGGGGCTTTAACACAAGGCGACCGCAG GGCAGGGCCTTCATTGAGTGCTTACAATTATGATAGTGCGTACGGGAAAAAGGCTTTGACGGTGATGTATAGAGGGATTATGGAGCAG gATACTCTGCCAGTTGTACCTCCTGGATGTTCATCTGAAAAGCCAGAGACAGTTCAAGACTTTATAATGAAGGCAAAAGCTGCTCTTGTGTCTGTTGGAATAGTTAGAGACTCTGttcttg GTAATGGGAAAGACTATGGAAAGTTGTCTGGACGAATAATTGATTCAGACATGCATGATGTTGGGCGTTTCCTCAATCGGATCTTAGGACTGCCACCTGATATTCAAAATAG GCTGTTTGATTTGTTCGTCAGTATCCTAGATCTTCTTGTTCAGAATGCACGCATTGAAGGGAATCTTGATTCTGGGATTGTTGATATGAAAGCGAACATTATTGAATTACAAGGAACTCCCAAG ACTGTTCACGTTGATCAAATGTCTGGGGCATCAACTGTTCTGTTTACTTTTACTCTGGACCGTGGAATCACATGGGag TCTGCAAGTACCATGCTCGAGGAGAAGCAAAAGGATGGGCTCAGTTCTTTGAATGATGGATTCTATGAATCTAAGAGGGAGTGGTTAGGAAGACGTCACTTTATTTTAGCATTTGAAAG CTCTGCTTCTGGAATGTTTAAGATTGTCAGACCTGCTGTTGGGGAGTCGGTAAG GGAAATGCCtctggcagagttgaaaaacaaatatagaaaattGCTGTCGTTGGAGAAAGCTCGTAGTGGCTGGGAAgatgaatatgaagtttcatcTAAACAG TGCATGCATGGCCCAAACTGTAAGCTTGGAAACTTTTGTACAGTTGGCAGAAGACAGCAGGAAGTAAATGTTTTGGGTGGTCTTATTCTTCCTGTTTGGGGCACTATCGAGAAAGCCCTTTCTAAGCAG GCTCGTCAAAGCCAAAAGCGACTCCGTGTTGTGCGTTTAGAAACTACCACAGATAACAAGCGAATTGTTGGGCTCCTTGTCCCAAATGCAGCTGTGGAATCTGTACTTCAAG ATTTAGCATGGGTCCAAGATATTGATGATTGA
- the LOC118043106 gene encoding protein FORGETTER 1 isoform X2, which yields MTQPSAPPPLASQPSPQPHSAGGSVQVRCAGCRMILTVGPGITEFVCPSCKMPQMLPPELMKKAVAPPLQNNNNMLHKITSPSQLQAPAHGVDPTKMQLPCANCKAILNVPHGLARFQCPQCFIDLAVDLSKIKQLFPPPPAIPPPSRAVLPLPPLPRPVLPPPPEEVNEVAIEVEREEDEGGTVGETFTDYRPPKLSIGPPHPDPIVETSSLSAVQPPEPTYDLKIKDDLESSKALSCLQIETLVYACQRHLQHLPNGARAGFFIGDGAGVGKGRTIAGLIWENWHHARRKALWISVGSDLKFDARRDLDDVGAAHIEVHALNKLPYSKLDSKSVGVREGVVFLTYSSLIASSEKGRSRLQQLVQWCGSGFDGLLIFDECHKAKNLIPEAGSQPTRTGEAVLDIQARLPGARVIYCSATGASEPRNMGYMVRLGLWGDGTCFDVFQKFLGVLEKGGVGALELVAMDMKARGMYVCRTLSYKGAEFEIVEAPLEPEMMDMYKKAAEFWAELRVELLSASTFLTNDKPNSSQLWRVYWSSHQRFFRHMCMSAKVPAAVRIAKQALTEEKCVVIGLQSTGEARTEEAVSKYGSELDDFISGPRELLLKFVEENYPLPEKPEQQGEEGVKELQRKRHSATPGVSSKGRVRKAARWKPESDDDFDEGFGTDSGGESNGSDDEFQICEICNSEEGRKKLLQCSCCGQLVHPSCLVPPVTDVVSEDWSCHSCKEKTEEFLQQQHAYLVELTKRYETALERKSKILEIIRSLDLPNNPLDDIIDQLGGPDKISEMTGRRGMLVRATSGKGVTYLPRNSKDVTMEMVNMHEKQLFMDGKKLVAIISEAGSAGVSLQADRRAKNQKRRVHLTLELPWSADRAIQQFGRTHRSNQASAPIYRLLFTNLGGERRFASIVAKRLESLGALTQGDRRAGPSLSAYNYDSAYGKKALTVMYRGIMEQDTLPVVPPGCSSEKPETVQDFIMKAKAALVSVGIVRDSVLGNGKDYGKLSGRIIDSDMHDVGRFLNRILGLPPDIQNRLFDLFVSILDLLVQNARIEGNLDSGIVDMKANIIELQGTPKTVHVDQMSGASTVLFTFTLDRGITWESASTMLEEKQKDGLSSLNDGFYESKREWLGRRHFILAFESSASGMFKIVRPAVGESVREMPLAELKNKYRKLLSLEKARSGWEDEYEVSSKQCMHGPNCKLGNFCTVGRRQQEVNVLGGLILPVWGTIEKALSKQIYMRNEVER from the exons aTGACTCAGCCATCGGCACCACCGCCGCTGGCCTCACAACCATCACCACAACCTCACTCTGCGGGCGGCAGCGTCCAGGTCCGCTGCGCTGGATGTCGAATGATCTTAACCGTCGGACCCGGAATCACGGAATTCGTCTGTCCTTCATGCAAGATGCCGCAAATGCTGCCGCCTGAGCTCATGAAAAAGGCGGTGGCTCCGCCGcttcaaaacaataacaatatgcTCCATAAAATTACGTCGCCTTCGCAACTGCAAGCGCCTGCTCACGGTGTCGATCCGACCAAGATGCAACTGCCTTGTGCTAATTGCAAGGCTATTTTGAATGTTCCTCATGGTCTGGCTCGGTTTCAGTGCCCTCAGTGTTTTATCGATCTCGCTGTTGATTTGTCGAAGATTAAACAGctctttcctcctcctcctgctaTTCCTCCTCCTTCGCGAGCGGtgcttcctcttcctcctctaccGCGACCAGTTCTTCCTCCTCCCCCCGAAGAAGTCAACGAG GTAGCCATTGAAGtggagagagaagaagatgaaggtgGCACTGTGGGAGAAACTTTTACAGATTAT AGACCTCCAAAACTATCTATTGGACCACCTCATCCTGATCCTATTGTGGAGACTTCTTCCTTGTCTGCAGTGCAGCCACCTGAGCCCACTTATGATCTAAAAATCAAGGATGATTTGGAAAGTTCAAAGGCTTTGTCATGCTTGCAGATTGAGACATTAGTCTATGCATGTCAG AGACACCTTCAACACCTTCCAAATGGTGCCAGGGCTGGATTCTTTATTGGAGACGGAGCTGGTGTGGGTAAAGGTAGGACAATCGCGGGCTTGATATGGGAAAACTGGCACCATGCAAGGAGGAAAGCATT GTGGATTTCTGTTGGTTCAGACTTGAAGTTCGATGCAAGAAGAGACCTGGATGATGTTGGGGCAGCACATATTGAAG TACATGCTTTGAACAAGCTGCCCTATTCTAAGCTTGATTCAAAGTCTGTTGGGGTCCGAGAGGGTGTTGTATTTTTGACATACAGTAGCCTCATTGCATCTTCTGAAAAAGGTCGTTCTCGTCTGCAGCAGCTTGTGCAGTGGTGTGGATCAGGATTTGATGGTCTTCTAATATTTGATGAG TGCCACAAAGCAAAAAATTTGATACCTGAAGCTGGAAGTCAACCCACACGGACAGGTGAAGCAGTTCTTGATATTCAG GCCCGACTTCCTGGAGCACGTGTTATCTATTGCTCAGCGACCGGTGCATCTGAGCCCCGAAATATGGGTTATATGGTCAGGCTTGGTCTTTGGGGAGATGGAACATGTTTTGATGTTTTCCAGAAGTTTCTAG GTGTTCTTGAAAAAGGTGGTGTTGGAGCATTGGAACTTGTTGCCATGGACATGAAAGCAAG GGGAATGTATGTATGTCGTACCCTTAGCTATAAAGGGGCAGAGTTTGAAATTGTTGAAGCGCCCTTAGAACCTGAGATGATG GACATGTACAAAAAAGCAGCAGAATTTTGGGCAGAGTTACGAGTGGAGTTGCTTTCAGCAAGCACCTTTCTCACCAATGACAAACCTAACTCTAGTCAATTGTGGAGAGTATATTGGTCAAGCCATCAG CGCTTCTTTAGACACATGTGCATGTCAGCTAAGGTGCCTGCTGCTGTAAGAATAGCTAAGCAAGCATTGACTGAAGAAAAGTGTGTTGTTATTGGCCTACAGAGTACTGGGGAGGCTCGAACTGAGGAAGCTGTTTCAAAatac GGTTCTGaacttgatgattttatttctGGTCCTCGAGAGTTGCTGCTGAAATTTGTGGAAGAAAATTATCCTCTGCCTGAAAAACCAGAGCAACAAG GAGAGGAAGGTGTAAAGGAACTTCAACGGAAGAGGCACTCTGCAACACCTGGTGTTTCATCGAAAGGGAGAGTCAGAAAAGCTGCAAGATGGAAACCTGAGAGTGATGATGACTTTGATGAAGGGTTTGGAA CTGATTCTGGAGGTGAATCCAATGGATCTGATGATGAGTTTCAGATCTGCGAGATATGCAATTCAGAAGAG GGAAGGAAGAAATTGCTTCAATGTTCTTGTTGTGGACAACTGGTCCATCCTTCATGTTTAGTGCCACCTGTTACAGATGTAGTATCTGAAGACTGGTCATGTCATTCGTGCAAGGAAAAAACAGAAGAATTTCTTCAACAACAGCATGCCTATCTTGTTGAACTTACAAAGAG GTATGAAACAGCTTTGGAACGCAAATCAAAAATTTTGGAGATAATTCGATCCTTGGATCTTCCAAACAATCCTTTGGATGATATTATTGATCAG CTTGGAGGCCCTGATAAAATTTCTGAAATGACTGGGAGGAGAGGCATGCTTGTAAGGGCCACCAGTGGAAAAGGTGTAACTTATCTGCCACGAAACTC AAAGGATGTCACAATGGAAATGGTCAACATGCATGAGAAGCAGCTTTTCATGGATGGTAAGAAATTGGTTGCTATCATTTCTGAAGCGGGATCAGCTGGTGTGTCTTTACAGGCCGACAGAAGAGCAAAAAATCAG AAAAGAAGGGTTCATTTAACTCTAGAACTTCCTTGGAGTGCTGACCGAGCAATTCAACAGTTTGGAAGAACACACCGATCAAATCAAGCTTCTGCACCCATATATAG GCTATTATTTACTAATCTTGGTGGAGAACGCCGCTTTGCATCTATTGTCGCCAAGAGATTGGAATCTCTTGGGGCTTTAACACAAGGCGACCGCAG GGCAGGGCCTTCATTGAGTGCTTACAATTATGATAGTGCGTACGGGAAAAAGGCTTTGACGGTGATGTATAGAGGGATTATGGAGCAG gATACTCTGCCAGTTGTACCTCCTGGATGTTCATCTGAAAAGCCAGAGACAGTTCAAGACTTTATAATGAAGGCAAAAGCTGCTCTTGTGTCTGTTGGAATAGTTAGAGACTCTGttcttg GTAATGGGAAAGACTATGGAAAGTTGTCTGGACGAATAATTGATTCAGACATGCATGATGTTGGGCGTTTCCTCAATCGGATCTTAGGACTGCCACCTGATATTCAAAATAG GCTGTTTGATTTGTTCGTCAGTATCCTAGATCTTCTTGTTCAGAATGCACGCATTGAAGGGAATCTTGATTCTGGGATTGTTGATATGAAAGCGAACATTATTGAATTACAAGGAACTCCCAAG ACTGTTCACGTTGATCAAATGTCTGGGGCATCAACTGTTCTGTTTACTTTTACTCTGGACCGTGGAATCACATGGGag TCTGCAAGTACCATGCTCGAGGAGAAGCAAAAGGATGGGCTCAGTTCTTTGAATGATGGATTCTATGAATCTAAGAGGGAGTGGTTAGGAAGACGTCACTTTATTTTAGCATTTGAAAG CTCTGCTTCTGGAATGTTTAAGATTGTCAGACCTGCTGTTGGGGAGTCGGTAAG GGAAATGCCtctggcagagttgaaaaacaaatatagaaaattGCTGTCGTTGGAGAAAGCTCGTAGTGGCTGGGAAgatgaatatgaagtttcatcTAAACAG TGCATGCATGGCCCAAACTGTAAGCTTGGAAACTTTTGTACAGTTGGCAGAAGACAGCAGGAAGTAAATGTTTTGGGTGGTCTTATTCTTCCTGTTTGGGGCACTATCGAGAAAGCCCTTTCTAAGCAG ATATACATGAGGAATGAGGTGGAGAGATAG
- the LOC118043106 gene encoding protein FORGETTER 1 isoform X1, with protein MTQPSAPPPLASQPSPQPHSAGGSVQVRCAGCRMILTVGPGITEFVCPSCKMPQMLPPELMKKAVAPPLQNNNNMLHKITSPSQLQAPAHGVDPTKMQLPCANCKAILNVPHGLARFQCPQCFIDLAVDLSKIKQLFPPPPAIPPPSRAVLPLPPLPRPVLPPPPEEVNEVAIEVEREEDEGGTVGETFTDYRPPKLSIGPPHPDPIVETSSLSAVQPPEPTYDLKIKDDLESSKALSCLQIETLVYACQRHLQHLPNGARAGFFIGDGAGVGKGRTIAGLIWENWHHARRKALWISVGSDLKFDARRDLDDVGAAHIEVHALNKLPYSKLDSKSVGVREGVVFLTYSSLIASSEKGRSRLQQLVQWCGSGFDGLLIFDECHKAKNLIPEAGSQPTRTGEAVLDIQARLPGARVIYCSATGASEPRNMGYMVRLGLWGDGTCFDVFQKFLGVLEKGGVGALELVAMDMKARGMYVCRTLSYKGAEFEIVEAPLEPEMMDMYKKAAEFWAELRVELLSASTFLTNDKPNSSQLWRVYWSSHQRFFRHMCMSAKVPAAVRIAKQALTEEKCVVIGLQSTGEARTEEAVSKYGSELDDFISGPRELLLKFVEENYPLPEKPEQQGEEGVKELQRKRHSATPGVSSKGRVRKAARWKPESDDDFDEGFGTDSGGESNGSDDEFQICEICNSEEGRKKLLQCSCCGQLVHPSCLVPPVTDVVSEDWSCHSCKEKTEEFLQQQHAYLVELTKRYETALERKSKILEIIRSLDLPNNPLDDIIDQLGGPDKISEMTGRRGMLVRATSGKGVTYLPRNSKDVTMEMVNMHEKQLFMDGKKLVAIISEAGSAGVSLQADRRAKNQKRRVHLTLELPWSADRAIQQFGRTHRSNQASAPIYRLLFTNLGGERRFASIVAKRLESLGALTQGDRRAGPSLSAYNYDSAYGKKALTVMYRGIMEQDTLPVVPPGCSSEKPETVQDFIMKAKAALVSVGIVRDSVLGNGKDYGKLSGRIIDSDMHDVGRFLNRILGLPPDIQNRLFDLFVSILDLLVQNARIEGNLDSGIVDMKANIIELQGTPKTVHVDQMSGASTVLFTFTLDRGITWESASTMLEEKQKDGLSSLNDGFYESKREWLGRRHFILAFESSASGMFKIVRPAVGESVREMPLAELKNKYRKLLSLEKARSGWEDEYEVSSKQCMHGPNCKLGNFCTVGRRQQEVNVLGGLILPVWGTIEKALSKQARQSQKRLRVVRLETTTDNKRIVGLLVPNAAVESVLQDLAWVQDIDD; from the exons aTGACTCAGCCATCGGCACCACCGCCGCTGGCCTCACAACCATCACCACAACCTCACTCTGCGGGCGGCAGCGTCCAGGTCCGCTGCGCTGGATGTCGAATGATCTTAACCGTCGGACCCGGAATCACGGAATTCGTCTGTCCTTCATGCAAGATGCCGCAAATGCTGCCGCCTGAGCTCATGAAAAAGGCGGTGGCTCCGCCGcttcaaaacaataacaatatgcTCCATAAAATTACGTCGCCTTCGCAACTGCAAGCGCCTGCTCACGGTGTCGATCCGACCAAGATGCAACTGCCTTGTGCTAATTGCAAGGCTATTTTGAATGTTCCTCATGGTCTGGCTCGGTTTCAGTGCCCTCAGTGTTTTATCGATCTCGCTGTTGATTTGTCGAAGATTAAACAGctctttcctcctcctcctgctaTTCCTCCTCCTTCGCGAGCGGtgcttcctcttcctcctctaccGCGACCAGTTCTTCCTCCTCCCCCCGAAGAAGTCAACGAG GTAGCCATTGAAGtggagagagaagaagatgaaggtgGCACTGTGGGAGAAACTTTTACAGATTAT AGACCTCCAAAACTATCTATTGGACCACCTCATCCTGATCCTATTGTGGAGACTTCTTCCTTGTCTGCAGTGCAGCCACCTGAGCCCACTTATGATCTAAAAATCAAGGATGATTTGGAAAGTTCAAAGGCTTTGTCATGCTTGCAGATTGAGACATTAGTCTATGCATGTCAG AGACACCTTCAACACCTTCCAAATGGTGCCAGGGCTGGATTCTTTATTGGAGACGGAGCTGGTGTGGGTAAAGGTAGGACAATCGCGGGCTTGATATGGGAAAACTGGCACCATGCAAGGAGGAAAGCATT GTGGATTTCTGTTGGTTCAGACTTGAAGTTCGATGCAAGAAGAGACCTGGATGATGTTGGGGCAGCACATATTGAAG TACATGCTTTGAACAAGCTGCCCTATTCTAAGCTTGATTCAAAGTCTGTTGGGGTCCGAGAGGGTGTTGTATTTTTGACATACAGTAGCCTCATTGCATCTTCTGAAAAAGGTCGTTCTCGTCTGCAGCAGCTTGTGCAGTGGTGTGGATCAGGATTTGATGGTCTTCTAATATTTGATGAG TGCCACAAAGCAAAAAATTTGATACCTGAAGCTGGAAGTCAACCCACACGGACAGGTGAAGCAGTTCTTGATATTCAG GCCCGACTTCCTGGAGCACGTGTTATCTATTGCTCAGCGACCGGTGCATCTGAGCCCCGAAATATGGGTTATATGGTCAGGCTTGGTCTTTGGGGAGATGGAACATGTTTTGATGTTTTCCAGAAGTTTCTAG GTGTTCTTGAAAAAGGTGGTGTTGGAGCATTGGAACTTGTTGCCATGGACATGAAAGCAAG GGGAATGTATGTATGTCGTACCCTTAGCTATAAAGGGGCAGAGTTTGAAATTGTTGAAGCGCCCTTAGAACCTGAGATGATG GACATGTACAAAAAAGCAGCAGAATTTTGGGCAGAGTTACGAGTGGAGTTGCTTTCAGCAAGCACCTTTCTCACCAATGACAAACCTAACTCTAGTCAATTGTGGAGAGTATATTGGTCAAGCCATCAG CGCTTCTTTAGACACATGTGCATGTCAGCTAAGGTGCCTGCTGCTGTAAGAATAGCTAAGCAAGCATTGACTGAAGAAAAGTGTGTTGTTATTGGCCTACAGAGTACTGGGGAGGCTCGAACTGAGGAAGCTGTTTCAAAatac GGTTCTGaacttgatgattttatttctGGTCCTCGAGAGTTGCTGCTGAAATTTGTGGAAGAAAATTATCCTCTGCCTGAAAAACCAGAGCAACAAG GAGAGGAAGGTGTAAAGGAACTTCAACGGAAGAGGCACTCTGCAACACCTGGTGTTTCATCGAAAGGGAGAGTCAGAAAAGCTGCAAGATGGAAACCTGAGAGTGATGATGACTTTGATGAAGGGTTTGGAA CTGATTCTGGAGGTGAATCCAATGGATCTGATGATGAGTTTCAGATCTGCGAGATATGCAATTCAGAAGAG GGAAGGAAGAAATTGCTTCAATGTTCTTGTTGTGGACAACTGGTCCATCCTTCATGTTTAGTGCCACCTGTTACAGATGTAGTATCTGAAGACTGGTCATGTCATTCGTGCAAGGAAAAAACAGAAGAATTTCTTCAACAACAGCATGCCTATCTTGTTGAACTTACAAAGAG GTATGAAACAGCTTTGGAACGCAAATCAAAAATTTTGGAGATAATTCGATCCTTGGATCTTCCAAACAATCCTTTGGATGATATTATTGATCAG CTTGGAGGCCCTGATAAAATTTCTGAAATGACTGGGAGGAGAGGCATGCTTGTAAGGGCCACCAGTGGAAAAGGTGTAACTTATCTGCCACGAAACTC AAAGGATGTCACAATGGAAATGGTCAACATGCATGAGAAGCAGCTTTTCATGGATGGTAAGAAATTGGTTGCTATCATTTCTGAAGCGGGATCAGCTGGTGTGTCTTTACAGGCCGACAGAAGAGCAAAAAATCAG AAAAGAAGGGTTCATTTAACTCTAGAACTTCCTTGGAGTGCTGACCGAGCAATTCAACAGTTTGGAAGAACACACCGATCAAATCAAGCTTCTGCACCCATATATAG GCTATTATTTACTAATCTTGGTGGAGAACGCCGCTTTGCATCTATTGTCGCCAAGAGATTGGAATCTCTTGGGGCTTTAACACAAGGCGACCGCAG GGCAGGGCCTTCATTGAGTGCTTACAATTATGATAGTGCGTACGGGAAAAAGGCTTTGACGGTGATGTATAGAGGGATTATGGAGCAG gATACTCTGCCAGTTGTACCTCCTGGATGTTCATCTGAAAAGCCAGAGACAGTTCAAGACTTTATAATGAAGGCAAAAGCTGCTCTTGTGTCTGTTGGAATAGTTAGAGACTCTGttcttg GTAATGGGAAAGACTATGGAAAGTTGTCTGGACGAATAATTGATTCAGACATGCATGATGTTGGGCGTTTCCTCAATCGGATCTTAGGACTGCCACCTGATATTCAAAATAG GCTGTTTGATTTGTTCGTCAGTATCCTAGATCTTCTTGTTCAGAATGCACGCATTGAAGGGAATCTTGATTCTGGGATTGTTGATATGAAAGCGAACATTATTGAATTACAAGGAACTCCCAAG ACTGTTCACGTTGATCAAATGTCTGGGGCATCAACTGTTCTGTTTACTTTTACTCTGGACCGTGGAATCACATGGGag TCTGCAAGTACCATGCTCGAGGAGAAGCAAAAGGATGGGCTCAGTTCTTTGAATGATGGATTCTATGAATCTAAGAGGGAGTGGTTAGGAAGACGTCACTTTATTTTAGCATTTGAAAG CTCTGCTTCTGGAATGTTTAAGATTGTCAGACCTGCTGTTGGGGAGTCGGTAAG GGAAATGCCtctggcagagttgaaaaacaaatatagaaaattGCTGTCGTTGGAGAAAGCTCGTAGTGGCTGGGAAgatgaatatgaagtttcatcTAAACAG TGCATGCATGGCCCAAACTGTAAGCTTGGAAACTTTTGTACAGTTGGCAGAAGACAGCAGGAAGTAAATGTTTTGGGTGGTCTTATTCTTCCTGTTTGGGGCACTATCGAGAAAGCCCTTTCTAAGCAG GCTCGTCAAAGCCAAAAGCGACTCCGTGTTGTGCGTTTAGAAACTACCACAGATAACAAGCGAATTGTTGGGCTCCTTGTCCCAAATGCAGCTGTGGAATCTGTACTTCAAG ATTTAGCATGGGTCCAAGATATTGATGATTGA